DNA sequence from the Candidatus Polarisedimenticolia bacterium genome:
GGGTGCTCGTCATCGCGCGTGATTTCCCGCCCTGCAGATTCGTCGGGGCACAGGCCGTCGCGCAGATCGCACGCTATCTCCCGCCGTACGGATGGCACCCCGTCGTTCTCACCGTCCGGGAACGGCACATCGAGCAACGCGATCCCGACGACCGGCGGACCTTCCCGGGGACGATCGTCCGAACCGGCGTCCTCCCGCACCCGCTCTGGTTCTACGCGAAGGTGAAGACGAGATCGAGACCTGCCGGCGGGAGAACAGGGGAAGACCAGGTCAGCCGCCCGCCGGGACGCATTCGGCGGTGGGTGCTGTCGTTCCTGCAGACCCCCGACCTCTACACCGGCTGGATCCCGCCGGCCACGATCGCCGGCCTCCGTGCCATCCATCGGTGGCGGATCACGCACCTGTTCTCCTCCGCTCCGTTCTGGACCAATCACCTCGTCGGCCTCGTCCTGAAGCGTCTCACCGGCCTGCCATGGACCGTCCACCTCCGTGACCCGTGGACACAGGTCGCGCCCCCCAAGCCGGTCAGCGCGCTGTCCTCGAGGCTGGAGAGGTGGCTGGAGCGGCGCGTGATGACCAGAGCCGATTTCGTCGTGTGCGTGACCGAGCGGCACACGAGGCTCTTGCGGCAGGCTTTCTCCCATCTCCCGGCCGAGAAGTTCATCACCATCCCGAACGGCTACGATGAGGCGGAATGGAGCGGTCCCGAGTGCCGGCCGCTCCGATCGGGACCGCCGGACCGCCGCAGGTTCGTCATCACCTATACGGGCAGCCTCTACATGGGCCGCAGTCCGCGTCCACTGTTCCGCGCCCTCCGTCGCTTGATCGACGCCGGCGACCTTTCCCGGGACGAGCTTCGGGTCGACCTGTTCGGGTTCTGCCACATGGCCGGCGGGCCTCGCATATCCGAGATGGCGGCAGAGTGTGGTCTCGCCGAGTGCGTCCACGTGGAACCCCCCTTGAGCAGGCCGGAGGCGCTCCGCCGAATGGCCGCCTCCGATCTCCTCCTGCTCCTGCAGGAGAGTTGGAGCCTTCAGGTTCCCGGGAAGACCTACGAATACCTCCGCGCCGGCCGCCCCATTCTCGCCTTGACCTCCGATGGCGCGCTCGCCGATCTGCTGCAGAGGACGGGAGGCGCATGGGTGGTCGAGCCCGTGGACGAGGCCGGGATCGCGGCCGCCGTTCGCGAGGCCTACGTGGCCTGGAAGAGGGGGCACCCCAATCCGGCCGCCGACCCGGCTCTGGTTGCCGCGTTCGACCGGCGGCTCTTGACCGGCCAGCTCGCCGCATTGTTCGACGCCGACGCGACCGCAGGGTCCCTCGGGCGGGCGCGGCCGCGCATTGCGCGAGCGCTGACGAAGGTTCGACTG
Encoded proteins:
- a CDS encoding glycosyltransferase family 4 protein, with the protein product MGLPTGVVSMGERTATRVRDESAEGAPAQRVLVIARDFPPCRFVGAQAVAQIARYLPPYGWHPVVLTVRERHIEQRDPDDRRTFPGTIVRTGVLPHPLWFYAKVKTRSRPAGGRTGEDQVSRPPGRIRRWVLSFLQTPDLYTGWIPPATIAGLRAIHRWRITHLFSSAPFWTNHLVGLVLKRLTGLPWTVHLRDPWTQVAPPKPVSALSSRLERWLERRVMTRADFVVCVTERHTRLLRQAFSHLPAEKFITIPNGYDEAEWSGPECRPLRSGPPDRRRFVITYTGSLYMGRSPRPLFRALRRLIDAGDLSRDELRVDLFGFCHMAGGPRISEMAAECGLAECVHVEPPLSRPEALRRMAASDLLLLLQESWSLQVPGKTYEYLRAGRPILALTSDGALADLLQRTGGAWVVEPVDEAGIAAAVREAYVAWKRGHPNPAADPALVAAFDRRLLTGQLAALFDADATAGSLGRARPRIARALTKVRL